A genomic segment from Hippoglossus stenolepis isolate QCI-W04-F060 chromosome 3, HSTE1.2, whole genome shotgun sequence encodes:
- the LOC124851545 gene encoding uncharacterized protein LOC124851545, which translates to MSAQRTKQSLDSHHLVVNQSETPKAAEFHVTGDTNVPQREGDTGPLSVSSSSHNSQSETQPLTSANRRKLGSKRRNKQQHVKDSATEKHHKPRQELEGNTKGNEALETTQPERQEELNNQGSKHDSSVARDSSLCFTSGYSCEVQDPSTQNPEDIPEIPILKSGNKHVDKDEKPSYSYGLVETMLEVTGAAAILQSEEIKENIASSSDLIRSLSVTENEKRKEEVSDLLRQDGNVEGNYLKGESHVESVDTRFSTTPEVTTDKNNPKQNTELADIQNENFSLHLDSQLQDCSVITKESTDTNLNTSVNRRKLGSTRRNKRRQHVKDPVAESEEEPVGFDDFETAIVSSLTETDVHVKSVETMLEGINRSPTDEIERKETAHVGISELNSLNFLPTSSEPLINQSNVREMPHELASVYSETNAEGKERDEDTDLSKPWGSFHASDLMNESRVKSDYFECPMKLETPTEEDHGEHTEPERCVELAKDSSPNEELSTNEEQNEHFSLSEVRGAQNLNEEEVKPAGIHLMDHSFDSANSEIRFANLTDQAEVSDSSRSESSVKGVEDSATEQEVSKPDYKQDECPEMQSNVEAFKQINEDDQVYDPKKPETSDIERLDTAVVQVYENEGQLEDDIKPSVEQTSHQEKERLPTDVTEIKSPLETVESETRAPFDAQPQDTSVIIDDQNNTDFNPISNRRKLGSSRRNKRQKIVENPGVVSEMSLMLDTEIQEISMQMIQEGRDKVEPSETEDVCDDNQENAHSSNSGLTSISVHSSPPVEQQVTEQPNSPASAYSAVTDTENKQDTDLLMRWGFLQADNWLNEKESEESSSKSDITTEKSNYREHTEPKYGVEQVAVSSPKEEMSTMEGQNEHLSSSEVRAAQHSEDVVEEVHDEEVKPIHMPTMHQTDDFSVEERNPCLQTLESETKSPFDSQPVDNSVSIKEETHSGFKLTGNRRKLGSSRRLKGRQHGPEITEPAEEVVENTCSDEEKTEKEKMPTGTISQEELKEQTSPDFNLTKKITSAVEEQENTEEIPDEDTTLSLNMMDNSTTVTTDFLNSTEEVQEAEKKFIKEPEDLTPLPVHDVVQMDLIQAVEASVWNDNSDSQNISNHDDNVRTKSVPSDVLDQEETSHIQNTESSPCDTDSVGQEICVQQTTNVNESEGDVVLNEATSLMGAQGSEEVDLEEERKDPANKDHLAEDTNTSVEVTPDEPFSVAQNEPETFEIGHEENTRAKPAEKVGISPAADTSNSRGETDSKDKTDQRNLDVDLDVDVRNLDRMEVVEELSSIVTKEEHAHGSLSTVDKEKDINETSSVHNDGQKLQSNTSDLQTIESNMIPNREDSMALLPDQSAFHNEEVVNPVTFVQGTDVRAGEVDVDVSAEPTQQDDFRSNEMQTTSVVIGRRSPSINLLLPPNTEDAINTDSVIIEAAQSDKQSPEGLKEGLIQDQPFKSVEAPSVVVADQEMVESVTQEPNNAPEGAHKTNFEMKDSSPHVSPNRRRKMGSTRRNLGSRSKVENPHQEQTHTQSESVESSSKPEITTEKSNYREHTEPKYGVEQVAVSSPKEETSTMEGQNEHSSSSEVRGRSTRRMLWRKCMTMK; encoded by the coding sequence ATGTCTGCTCAAAGAACAAAGCAAAGCCTTGATTCACATCACTTGGTAGTTAACCAAAGTGAAACACCCAAGGCAGCCGAGTTCCATGTAACAGGCGATACTAATGTACCACAACGAGAAGGAGATACGGGACCATTAAGTGTATCGTCTAGTTCTCACAATTCACAATCTGAAACCCAGCCTCTTACTTCAGCAAACAGAAGAAAGCTGGGGtccaaaagaagaaataaacagcaacatGTCAAGGACTCAGCAACTGAGAAACACCACAAACCTAGACAGGAACTTGAGGGAAACACCAAGGGTAATGAAGCCCTCGAAACAACACAACCTGAGAGGCAGGAAGAGTTAAATAATCAAGGTAGCAAGCATGATTCATCTGTAGCACGTGACAGCTCTTTATGCTTTACCTCTGGTTATTCTTGTGAAGTTCAGGACCCTTCAACACAAAATCCAGAGGACATCCCAGAAATTCCGATTCTTAAAAGTGGAAATAAACACGTCGATAAAGATGAAAAACCATCTTATTCTTATGGCTTAGTGGAAACCATGCTGGAAGTGACTGGTGCAGCGGCCATTCTTCAGAGTGaggaaatcaaagaaaatattgCTAGCAGCTCTGACTTGATTCGCTCTCTCagtgtgacagaaaatgaaaagagaaaagaggaagtttCCGACCTGTTAAGGCAAGATGGGAATGTGGAGGGCAACTATTTGAAGGGTGAGtcacatgtagaatctgtaGACACAAGGTTTTCTACGACACCAGAGGTAACCACCGACAAAAACAACCCCAAACAAAATACTGAACTTGCAGATATTCAAAATGAGAACTTCTCCCTTCATTTGGACTCCCAGCTTCAGGATTGCTCTGTCATTACAAAGGAGAGTACTGACACCAATTTGAACACATCAgtgaacagaagaaaactgGGGTCTACTCGTAGAAATAAAAGGCGACAGCATGTAAAGGATCCTGTCGCTGAATCTGAAGAGGAACCTGTCGGTTTTGACGATTTTGAAACAGCAATAGTTTCatcactgacagagacagatgtgcaTGTGAAATCTGTGGAAACCATGCTGGAAGGAATAAACAGATCTCCCACTGATgaaattgaaagaaaagaaactgcacATGTTGGCATCTCTGAGTTAAATAGTTTAAATTTCCTTCCAACTTCCAGTGAACCACTGATTAACCAATCAAATGTCAGGGAGATGCCACATGAGCTTGCCAGTGTGTACTCTGAAACAAATGCAGAAGGTAAAGAAAGAGATGAGGACACCGACTTGTCAAAGCCGTGGGGGAGTTTTCACGCCAGTGACTTGATGAATGAGTCACGTGTGAAATCAGACTACTTCGAGTGTCCTATGAAACTAGAGACACCCACAGAAGAAGACCATGGAGAACACACAGAACCTGAGCGCTGTGTTGAGTTAGCAAAAGATTCATCACCAAATGAGGAGTTGTCTACAAATGAGGAACAGAATGAGCATTTCAGCTTATCTGAAGTCAGAGGAGCTCAGAACTTGAATGAAGAGGAGGTTAAACCTGCAGGAATACATCTGATGGATCATTCTTTCGATAGTGCGAATTCTGAAATCCGTTTTGCAAACCTGACAGACCAAGCTGAAGTCAGTGACTCATCCCGATCTGAGTCGAGTGTGAAGGGGGTGGAAGATTCTGCTACTGAGCAGGAAGTCTCAAAACCTGATTATAAACAGGACGAGTGTCCTGAAATGCAAAGCAATGTGGAGGCTTTCAAACAGATAAATGAAGATGATCAAGTATATGATCCAAAGAAACCAGAGACCAGTGACATTGAGAGACTGGACACTGCAGTAGTTCAGGTATATGAAAATGAAGGCCAATTAGAGGATGATATAAAACCCAGCGTGGAACAAACAAGTCACCAGGAGAAAGAAAGACTCCCCACTGACGTGACTGAGATCAAATCTCCTCTAGAGACCGTGGAATCAGAAACACGTGCTCCTTTTGACGCACAACCTCAGGACACTTCAGTAATAATAGATGATCAAAACAACACTGACTTTAACCCCATTAGCAACAGAAGAAAACTGGGTTCTAGTCgtagaaataaaagacaaaagattGTGGAGAACCCTGGTGTTGTATCAGAGATGTCATTAATGCTAGATACAGAAATCCAGGAAATATCAATGCAAATGATCCAGGAAGGAAGGGACAAAGTGGAGCCATCTGAGACTGAAGACGTTTGTGATGACAATCAAGAAAATGCACATAGTAGCAACTCTGGATTAACTAGTATTAGTGTACATTCAAGTCCTCCAGTTGAGCAACAGGTAACTGAACAACCAAATTCCCCTGCCAGTGCTTACTCTGCTGTAACagatacagaaaataaacaggacACGGACCTCTTAATGCGGTGGGGATTTTTACAGGCTGACAACTGGCTGAAtgagaaagagagtgaagagTCCTCTAGCAAATCAGACATAACCACAGAGAAAAGTAACTACAGAGAACATACAGAGCCTAAATATGGAGTTGAGCAAGTGGCAGTTTCATCACCAAAAGAGGAGATGTCTACAATGGAGGgtcaaaatgaacatttgagCTCATCTGAGGTCAGAGCTGCGCAGCACTCGGAGGATGTTGTGGAGGAAGTGCATGATGAGGAAGTAAAGCCAATACACATGCCAACAATGCATCAAACCGATGACTTCTCAGTTGAGGAAAGAAACCCCTGTTTACAAACTCTGGAATCAGAAACAAAGTCGCCTTTTGATTCGCAACCTGTGGACAATTCTGTGAGCATCAAAGAGGAAACTCACTCTGGCTTCAAACTCACAGGGAACAGAAGAAAACTGGGGTCAAGCCGAAGACTTAAAGGACGACAGCACGGCCCAGAGATCACTGAACCGGCAGAGGAAGTTGTAGAAAATACCTGCAGTGATgaagaaaagactgaaaaagaaaaaatgccaACAGGAACAATAAGTCAGGAAGAATTGAAAGAGCAAACCAGCCCAGATTTCAATCTCACTAAGAAAATTACATcagctgtggaggagcaggagaacacaGAAGAAATACCAGATGAAGATACAACTCTGTCACTGAATATGATGGACAACAGCACAACAGTGACAACAGACTTTCTCAATTCTACTGAAGAAGTCCAAGAGGCAGAGAAGAAATTCATAAAAGAGCCAGAAGATTTAACTCCACTTCCAGTTCATGATGTAGTTCAAATGGACTTGATACAAGCTGTGGAAGCCTCAGTTTGGAATGATAATTCAGACtcacaaaatatctcaaatcaTGATGACAACGTCAGGACCAAATCTGTCCCATCTGACGTACTCGACCAAGAAGAAACCTCTCACATCCAAAACACAGAATCTTCACCCTGTGACACAGACTCAGTGGGACAAGAAATTTGTGTCCAACAGACAACTAACGTGAATGAATCTGAGGGAGATGTCGTGTTAAACGAAGCAACAAGTTTAATGGGTGCACAAGGGTCTGAAGAGGTTGACTTGGAAGAAGAACGCAAAGATCCTGCCAATAAAGACCATTTGGCAgaagacacaaacacttcagtTGAAGTCACACCCGATGAACCTTTTTCTGTTGCACAAAATGAACctgaaacatttgaaattgGTCATGAGGAAAACACAAGAGCAAAGCCAGCTGAGAAAGTTGGGatttctccagcagcagataCATCTAACAGCCGAGGAGAAACGGACAGCAAAGATAAAACAGATCAAAGAAACTTGGATGTGGATTTAGATGTAGATGTGAGAAATCTTGACAggatggaggtggtggaggagttATCGTCAATAGTCACAAAAGAGGAACATGCACATGGGTCACTGAGTACTGTGGATAAAGAAAAGGACATTAATGAAACCAGTTCTGTGCACAATGATGGACAAAAGCTGCAAAGCAATACCTCTGACCTGCAGACAATAGAGAGTAACATGATTCCAAACAGAGAGGATTCAATGGCTCTTCTTCCTGATCAGTCAGCCTTCCACAATGAGGAAGTTGTTAATCCTGTCACATTTGTTCAGGGAACTGATGTAAGGGCTGGTGAGGTAGATGTAGATGTTAGTGCGGAGCCAACACAGCAAGATGATTTTAGAAGCAATGAGATGCAAACAACCTCTGTGGTCATTGGTAGAAGAAGTCCATCAATAAATCTGTTGCTGCCTCCAAATACTGAGGACGCTATCAACACTGACTCTGTTATTATAGAAGCTGCACAAAGTGATAAGCAAAGTCCAGAAGGCCTTAAAGAAGGCCTAATACAGGACCAACCTTTCAAATCAGTAGAGGCACCAAGTGTTGTTGTGGCAGATCAGGAGATGGTAGAATCTGTCACACAAGAGCCAAACAACGCTCCTGAAGGAGCTCACAAAACCAACTTTGAGATGAAGGATTCAAGTCCACATGTCAGTCCCAACAGGCGAAGAAAGATGGGCTCCACCCGCAGAAACCTTGGATCACGATCCAAAGTGGAAAACCCACATCAAGAgcagacacatacacaatcaGAGAGTGTAGAGTCCTCCAGCAAACCAGAGATAACCACAGAGAAAAGCAACTACAGAGAACATACAGAGCCTAAATATGGAGTTGAGCAAGTGGCAGTTTCATCACCAAAGGAGGAGACGTCTACAATGGAGGGTCAAAATGAACATTCAAGCTcatctgaggtcagaggtcgcagTACTCGGAGGATGTTGTGGAGGAAGTGCATGACGATGAAGTAA